From the genome of Streptomyces sp. NBC_01116, one region includes:
- a CDS encoding PPOX class F420-dependent oxidoreductase, translating to MTAALSAELKDLLDSPVFVNIATIQPDGSPQVSPVWVKRDGDDLLISTTVGRRKEKNLRRDPRVTVVVQPFDNPYTYAEIRGEATLTTDGGQELIDELSVKYTGKPYAEFNPDSAGDDPRVVVRVSPRKVVGRL from the coding sequence ATGACCGCCGCACTCTCCGCCGAGCTCAAGGACCTGCTCGACAGCCCCGTGTTCGTCAACATCGCCACCATCCAGCCCGACGGCAGCCCCCAGGTCTCCCCGGTCTGGGTCAAGCGCGACGGCGACGACCTCCTGATCTCCACCACCGTCGGCCGCCGCAAGGAGAAGAACCTCCGCCGCGACCCGCGCGTCACCGTCGTCGTCCAGCCCTTCGACAACCCGTACACCTACGCCGAGATCCGCGGCGAGGCGACCCTGACGACGGACGGCGGCCAGGAGCTGATCGACGAGCTGTCGGTGAAGTACACCGGCAAGCCGTACGCGGAGTTCAACCCGGACTCCGCGGGCGACGACCCCCGCGTCGTCGTCCGCGTCTCCCCGCGCAAGGTCGTCGGCCGCCTCTAG
- a CDS encoding DoxX family membrane protein: MTKVDSDPAQVIVNHASFRVRLAPGQRTRLRGAPAETARIPAMSGAGGGRRRAPVVWSGKSAPGDPGATGLLQAVRNSTAGHLDAGLGGASGGGPGVGATQVVPLLEETQPTPLLTAPPHQPGRTGPLLPPMRQAVGAYDQVDGPDDPDDYDEADESEESRARRGAGDPVRHAYYPGHRMNLGVVLLPMRVLLGFISIYAGMGKLCDPVYFDGGERGSMVKWLTSLHPWAMAEPLRDFALSHPVGAGLTVAFLQVVVGVLTVLGLWQRVAAAFGALLSTALLVTVSWRTVAVYDAPDIILLAAWSPLIIAGAPVYSVDGRLAGEAWRKLGPRSEIWDLRRRVLRRGTVVATVVIGLTLLIGSILGGAVRSSEVVTVPGRNDNPTNRLPGMPLPQESTGERQASRTPDQRRQPEPSSSGAAATPEGGQASPGATRDTGGGQSTGSGSTQPSQTQGANQAPPQQSVPQEPPAATSAGPDSSGSTGGDGSSGGGEPAPTGGATSSGGEGSTSGGGGRNPIGGLLG; this comes from the coding sequence ATGACCAAGGTGGACAGCGACCCCGCGCAGGTCATCGTCAACCACGCCAGCTTCCGGGTGCGGCTCGCCCCGGGCCAGCGCACACGGCTGCGCGGTGCCCCCGCGGAGACGGCCCGCATCCCCGCCATGAGCGGCGCCGGCGGCGGCCGCAGGCGGGCACCGGTCGTCTGGAGCGGGAAGTCCGCTCCCGGCGACCCCGGCGCGACGGGCCTCCTCCAGGCCGTGCGCAACTCCACCGCCGGACACCTCGACGCCGGCCTCGGCGGGGCGTCCGGTGGCGGGCCCGGAGTGGGCGCGACACAGGTCGTCCCGCTCCTGGAGGAGACGCAGCCCACCCCGCTCCTGACCGCTCCTCCCCACCAGCCGGGACGCACCGGCCCGCTGCTGCCGCCCATGCGGCAGGCGGTCGGCGCGTACGACCAGGTCGACGGGCCCGACGACCCCGACGACTACGACGAGGCCGACGAATCCGAGGAGTCCCGCGCCCGGCGGGGCGCGGGCGACCCCGTCCGCCACGCCTACTACCCCGGCCACCGGATGAACCTGGGCGTCGTCCTGCTCCCCATGCGGGTGCTCCTCGGCTTCATCTCCATCTACGCCGGCATGGGCAAGCTGTGCGACCCCGTCTACTTCGACGGCGGCGAGCGCGGCTCGATGGTGAAGTGGCTGACCTCCCTGCACCCGTGGGCGATGGCCGAGCCGCTGCGCGACTTCGCGCTCTCCCACCCGGTCGGCGCCGGACTGACCGTCGCCTTCCTCCAGGTCGTGGTCGGCGTCCTCACCGTCCTCGGCCTCTGGCAGCGGGTCGCCGCCGCGTTCGGCGCGCTGCTCTCCACCGCGCTGCTGGTGACGGTGAGCTGGCGCACCGTCGCGGTGTACGACGCGCCCGACATCATCCTGCTGGCCGCCTGGAGCCCGCTGATCATCGCGGGCGCGCCGGTCTACTCCGTGGACGGCCGACTGGCCGGGGAGGCCTGGCGCAAGCTCGGCCCGCGCTCGGAGATCTGGGACCTGCGCCGCCGGGTCCTGCGCCGGGGCACCGTCGTCGCGACGGTCGTCATCGGCCTCACCCTGCTCATCGGCTCCATCCTCGGCGGCGCGGTCCGCTCCAGCGAGGTCGTCACCGTCCCCGGCCGCAACGACAACCCCACCAACCGCCTCCCCGGTATGCCGCTGCCCCAGGAGTCCACCGGCGAGCGCCAGGCCTCCCGTACGCCGGACCAGCGGCGTCAGCCGGAGCCCAGCAGCTCCGGCGCGGCCGCCACACCCGAGGGCGGCCAGGCCAGCCCCGGCGCGACCCGCGACACGGGCGGCGGCCAGAGCACCGGCTCGGGCAGCACGCAGCCCAGCCAGACCCAGGGCGCCAACCAGGCGCCCCCGCAGCAGTCCGTCCCGCAGGAGCCTCCGGCCGCCACCAGCGCCGGACCCGACTCGTCCGGCTCCACGGGCGGCGACGGCTCCTCGGGCGGCGGCGAACCGGCGCCGACGGGGGGCGCCACCTCCTCGGGCGGCGAGGGATCGACCTCGGGCGGCGGCGGCCGGAACCCGATCGGCGGCCTCCTCGGCTGA
- a CDS encoding ABC transporter substrate-binding protein — translation MPTSRPRPLRRRVALPLAAATLLVPVATACTSSTDSGGSGGDQRLKVAMAFPPAQAMSPYGDDAVTLSRLAVVEGLTRLDRNGEAEPALAASWKRDGAGAWEFTVREDAVFQDGTKLDAAAVVRSLAAAQKASPKPRVLSDTTLTATAAGADTVRITTKDADPLLPQRLANPSLSILSAAAYKDGSQVDPAGHATGPFTLAEVNGAVSATLERNDTYWGGKAKAPGVDVKFVADGTARANALRTKDVDVAEYVPISQAALLGDGLVHEFPSARTNGLSLNTERGVFADPAMRAAAREAIDSRALVDGVYEGRADTAQGLLGPGVPWAADLRTAPTGRAEAAAPAEVGKTSEIVLATYTNRPELPEVATVVQQQLEKRGFTVKQVVRDYAQLEADALAGKYDAFIQARNTLLDTADPVSYLASDFTCDGSFNITQLCAKPVDAAVDKAAALADTDARHRAEMTAEAAILGSDALVPLVHERFVQGYDDTRVRGVALDPMERTLITADTRVG, via the coding sequence ATGCCCACCTCCCGCCCCCGCCCTCTCCGCCGTCGCGTCGCGCTGCCCCTGGCCGCCGCCACGCTCCTCGTGCCCGTCGCCACCGCCTGCACCTCGTCCACGGATTCCGGCGGCTCCGGCGGGGACCAGCGGCTGAAGGTGGCCATGGCCTTCCCGCCCGCCCAGGCCATGTCCCCGTACGGCGACGACGCCGTCACCCTGAGCCGGCTCGCCGTCGTCGAAGGGCTCACCCGGCTCGACCGGAACGGAGAGGCCGAGCCCGCGCTCGCCGCCTCCTGGAAGCGCGACGGCGCGGGGGCCTGGGAGTTCACGGTCCGCGAGGACGCCGTCTTCCAGGACGGCACGAAGCTCGACGCCGCGGCCGTGGTCCGCTCGCTGGCCGCCGCGCAGAAGGCGTCCCCCAAGCCCCGGGTGCTGTCCGACACCACGCTCACCGCCACGGCCGCGGGCGCGGACACCGTACGGATCACCACGAAGGACGCCGATCCGCTGCTGCCCCAGCGGCTGGCCAACCCCTCCCTGAGCATCCTGTCCGCCGCCGCGTACAAGGACGGCTCCCAGGTCGACCCCGCCGGGCACGCCACCGGCCCCTTCACCCTCGCCGAGGTGAACGGCGCGGTCAGCGCCACCCTGGAGCGCAACGACACCTACTGGGGCGGCAAGGCGAAGGCACCCGGCGTCGACGTGAAGTTCGTCGCCGACGGCACCGCCCGCGCCAACGCGCTGCGGACGAAGGACGTGGACGTCGCCGAGTACGTACCGATCTCGCAGGCCGCGCTGCTCGGCGACGGCCTGGTCCACGAATTCCCCTCCGCCCGCACCAACGGCCTCTCCCTCAACACCGAACGCGGCGTCTTCGCCGACCCGGCGATGCGCGCCGCCGCCCGCGAGGCCATCGACTCCCGGGCACTGGTCGACGGCGTCTACGAAGGGCGCGCCGACACCGCCCAGGGCCTGCTGGGCCCCGGCGTCCCGTGGGCCGCCGACCTGCGCACCGCCCCCACCGGCCGCGCGGAGGCCGCCGCCCCGGCCGAGGTGGGGAAGACCTCCGAGATCGTGCTGGCCACCTACACCAACCGGCCCGAGCTGCCCGAGGTCGCCACCGTCGTCCAGCAGCAGCTGGAGAAGCGCGGCTTCACCGTCAAGCAGGTCGTCCGCGACTACGCGCAGCTGGAGGCCGACGCGCTCGCCGGGAAGTACGACGCGTTCATCCAGGCCCGCAACACCCTCCTGGACACCGCCGACCCGGTCTCCTACCTCGCCTCCGACTTCACCTGCGACGGCAGCTTCAACATCACCCAGCTCTGCGCGAAGCCCGTCGACGCCGCCGTCGACAAGGCCGCCGCCCTCGCCGACACCGACGCCCGCCACCGGGCCGAGATGACCGCCGAGGCCGCGATCCTCGGCTCCGACGCCCTCGTCCCGCTCGTCCACGAGCGCTTCGTGCAGGGCTACGACGACACCCGCGTCCGGGGCGTCGCCCTCGACCCGATGGAGCGCACCCTCATCACCGCCGACACCCGCGTCGGGTGA
- the rlmB gene encoding 23S rRNA (guanosine(2251)-2'-O)-methyltransferase RlmB produces MAGNSQRRNRRTSNKKGMQVGSGGQRRRGLEGKGPTPPASARKGHKKNRIAGAQAKQAAARRPAPRRGGVKGTSEMVVGRNPVYEALRDGVPAVTLYVQQYIDNDERVRDALKLAGERGNINLMEAPRPELDRMTNGLNHQGLVLQVPPYEYAHPEDLTAAAYDNNEDPLIVALDGVTDPRNLGAIVRSVSAFGGHGVVVPERRAAGMTAGAWKSSAGTAARTPVSRVTNLTRALEGYQKAGLTVVGLAADGEHTVEDLEQLAGPVVIVIGSEGKGLGRLVGETCDYRVRISMPGGAESLNAGVAAGIVLYEVARRRG; encoded by the coding sequence ATGGCCGGGAACAGCCAGCGCAGGAACCGCCGCACGTCCAACAAGAAGGGCATGCAGGTCGGCAGCGGTGGCCAGCGACGCCGTGGTCTCGAAGGCAAGGGACCGACGCCGCCGGCCTCCGCCCGCAAGGGGCACAAGAAGAACCGGATCGCCGGCGCCCAGGCCAAGCAGGCCGCCGCCCGCCGCCCCGCGCCCCGGCGCGGCGGTGTGAAGGGCACCTCGGAGATGGTCGTCGGCCGCAACCCGGTCTACGAGGCCCTGCGCGACGGCGTGCCCGCCGTCACCCTGTACGTCCAGCAGTACATCGACAACGACGAGCGCGTCCGCGACGCCCTCAAGCTGGCGGGCGAGCGCGGCAACATCAACCTGATGGAGGCCCCGCGCCCCGAGCTGGACCGGATGACGAACGGCCTGAACCACCAGGGCCTCGTCCTCCAGGTCCCGCCGTACGAGTACGCGCACCCGGAGGACCTCACCGCCGCCGCGTACGACAACAACGAGGACCCGCTGATCGTCGCCCTCGACGGGGTGACCGACCCGCGCAACCTCGGCGCCATCGTCCGCTCCGTCTCCGCGTTCGGCGGCCACGGCGTGGTCGTCCCCGAGCGCCGCGCGGCCGGCATGACCGCCGGTGCGTGGAAGTCCTCGGCCGGTACGGCGGCCCGCACGCCCGTCTCCCGGGTCACCAACCTCACCCGCGCGCTGGAGGGCTACCAGAAGGCGGGCCTCACGGTCGTCGGCCTGGCCGCCGACGGCGAGCACACGGTGGAGGACCTGGAGCAGCTGGCGGGCCCGGTCGTCATCGTCATCGGCAGCGAGGGCAAGGGCCTGGGCCGTCTCGTCGGCGAGACCTGCGACTACCGGGTGCGGATCTCGATGCCGGGCGGCGCGGAGTCGCTCAACGCCGGTGTCGCGGCGGGCATCGTGCTCTACGAGGTGGCGCGCCGCCGCGGATAG
- a CDS encoding MFS transporter has product MASAPTPYLRLLTATQFAFNIGFYAVLPYLATHLGSGLGMAGWLVGLVLGLRTFSQQGLFVVGGALTDRYGPRPVVLAGCALRIAGFGWLAVAGSTATVIAAVLLIGFAAALFSPAVESEAAREAVRHERDTGAPRAHVLALFSAAGQAGAFIGPLLGSLLLLLGGGFRAACLAGAAVFVGVLAGHARLMPRAVPVRNRTAAPVRERDEAPAPDAATRTAPPGRSPWRAVFTNRAFLLLCLAYSSYLVAYNQLYLSLPVEVERATGSEAALGWLFALSSLLVVAAQLPLTRWSAHRIAPRTALVTGLGTVAAGFAAVPLTPAGPGGLLPCATLVVLLTLGQMLLVPAARGLVPDLVEDRQLGLATGALSSVSGIAVLAGSAATGALLDAPAPVRWAVLAAVPLAGAVLAFTLPAGRGGKDRATRAVAG; this is encoded by the coding sequence CTGGCGAGCGCGCCCACCCCCTACCTCCGCCTCCTCACCGCCACCCAGTTCGCCTTCAACATCGGCTTCTACGCCGTCCTGCCCTACCTGGCCACCCACCTCGGCAGCGGCCTCGGCATGGCGGGCTGGCTCGTCGGCCTCGTCCTCGGGCTGCGCACCTTCAGCCAGCAGGGCCTGTTCGTCGTCGGCGGCGCCCTCACCGACCGCTACGGCCCGCGCCCCGTCGTGCTGGCGGGCTGCGCCCTGCGGATCGCCGGGTTCGGCTGGCTCGCCGTCGCCGGGTCCACGGCCACCGTCATCGCCGCCGTCCTCCTCATCGGCTTCGCCGCGGCCCTGTTCTCCCCGGCCGTCGAGTCCGAGGCCGCCCGCGAGGCCGTCCGGCACGAACGGGACACCGGCGCCCCGCGCGCCCACGTCCTCGCCCTGTTCTCCGCCGCCGGGCAGGCCGGAGCGTTCATCGGGCCGCTGCTCGGCTCCCTGCTCCTGCTGCTCGGCGGCGGCTTCCGGGCCGCCTGCCTCGCCGGGGCCGCCGTCTTCGTCGGCGTACTGGCCGGGCACGCCCGCCTGATGCCGCGCGCCGTCCCCGTACGGAACCGGACAGCCGCCCCCGTACGGGAACGGGACGAGGCACCGGCACCCGACGCCGCCACCCGTACGGCCCCACCTGGCCGGTCGCCGTGGCGGGCGGTGTTCACCAACCGGGCGTTCCTGCTGCTCTGCCTCGCGTACAGCAGCTACCTCGTCGCCTACAACCAGCTCTATCTCTCCCTGCCCGTCGAGGTGGAGCGGGCCACCGGATCGGAGGCCGCCCTCGGCTGGCTCTTCGCGCTGTCCTCGCTGCTGGTCGTGGCCGCCCAGCTGCCGCTGACCCGCTGGTCCGCCCACCGGATCGCCCCGCGCACCGCGCTGGTCACCGGCCTCGGCACCGTCGCCGCCGGGTTCGCCGCCGTACCGCTCACCCCGGCCGGCCCCGGCGGTCTGCTGCCCTGCGCGACGCTCGTCGTCCTGCTGACCCTGGGCCAGATGCTGCTGGTCCCCGCCGCCCGGGGCCTGGTGCCCGACCTGGTCGAGGACCGGCAGCTCGGGCTGGCCACCGGGGCGCTGTCCTCCGTGTCCGGGATCGCCGTCCTCGCGGGGAGCGCGGCGACCGGCGCACTGCTCGACGCGCCCGCGCCCGTGCGGTGGGCGGTGCTCGCGGCGGTCCCGCTGGCCGGGGCGGTGCTGGCGTTCACCCTTCCGGCGGGCCGGGGCGGGAAGGATCGGGCAACGCGCGCGGTTGCCGGGTAG
- the cysS gene encoding cysteine--tRNA ligase has product MTIRLHDTNARQIRDFVPLTAGCVSIYLCGATVQAAPHIGHIRSGLNFDIMRRWFTYRGYDVTFIRNVTDIDDKIIAKSAEQGRPWWSIGYENERAFNDGYDALGCLPPTYEPRATGHVPEMIEMMRGLIESGHAYEADGNVYFDVRSLPSYLELSNQELDDLRQPAGDGETGKRDQRDFAMWKATKPGEPSWETPWGRGRPGWHLECSAMAHKYLGSAFDIHGGGIDLIFPHHENEIAQAKAYGDAFAKYWVHNGWVTLSGEKMSKSLGNSVLVSEMVKHWRPIVLRYYLGTPHYRSMIEYSEEALREAESAFARIEGFVQRVTEKTGETVPPAAEVPPAFAEAMDEDLGVPQALAIIHTTVRQGNSALAADDKEAAAARLAEVRAMLGVLGLDPLDPHWAGESDRGEDLHGVVDTLVRLVLDQRQSARARKDWAAADAIRDQLNQSGLVIEDSPTGPRWTLGPR; this is encoded by the coding sequence GTGACTATTCGCCTGCACGACACCAACGCCCGGCAGATCCGTGACTTCGTCCCGCTCACAGCGGGCTGCGTCTCGATCTACCTCTGTGGCGCCACTGTCCAGGCAGCACCGCACATCGGCCACATCCGCTCGGGCCTGAACTTCGACATCATGCGCCGCTGGTTCACGTACCGCGGCTATGACGTCACGTTCATCCGGAACGTCACCGACATCGACGACAAGATCATCGCGAAGTCCGCCGAGCAGGGCCGCCCGTGGTGGTCGATCGGCTACGAGAACGAGCGCGCGTTCAACGACGGCTACGACGCGCTGGGCTGCCTGCCGCCCACCTACGAGCCCCGCGCCACCGGCCACGTTCCCGAGATGATCGAGATGATGCGCGGCCTGATCGAGAGCGGTCACGCCTACGAGGCCGACGGCAACGTCTACTTCGACGTGCGCTCGCTGCCCAGCTATCTGGAGCTCTCCAACCAGGAGCTGGACGATCTGCGCCAGCCCGCCGGCGACGGCGAGACCGGCAAGCGCGACCAGCGTGACTTCGCCATGTGGAAGGCCACCAAGCCGGGCGAGCCCAGCTGGGAGACGCCCTGGGGCCGCGGCCGTCCCGGCTGGCACCTGGAGTGCTCCGCGATGGCCCACAAGTACCTGGGCTCCGCCTTCGACATCCACGGCGGCGGCATCGACCTGATCTTCCCGCACCACGAGAACGAGATCGCCCAGGCCAAGGCCTACGGCGACGCGTTCGCGAAGTACTGGGTGCACAACGGCTGGGTCACCCTGTCCGGCGAGAAGATGTCGAAGTCGCTGGGCAACTCCGTCCTCGTCAGCGAGATGGTCAAGCACTGGCGCCCGATCGTCCTGCGCTACTACCTCGGCACCCCGCACTACCGGTCGATGATCGAGTACAGCGAGGAGGCCCTGCGCGAGGCCGAGTCCGCGTTCGCGCGGATCGAGGGCTTCGTCCAGCGCGTCACCGAGAAGACCGGGGAGACCGTCCCGCCCGCCGCCGAGGTGCCGCCCGCCTTCGCCGAGGCGATGGACGAGGACCTGGGCGTGCCGCAGGCGCTGGCGATCATCCACACCACCGTCCGCCAGGGCAACAGCGCACTGGCCGCCGACGACAAGGAAGCCGCGGCCGCCCGTCTCGCCGAGGTCCGGGCCATGCTCGGCGTCCTCGGCCTGGACCCGCTCGACCCGCACTGGGCGGGCGAGAGCGACCGGGGCGAGGATCTGCACGGCGTCGTCGACACCCTCGTGCGCCTCGTCCTCGACCAGCGGCAGTCGGCCCGCGCCCGCAAGGACTGGGCCGCCGCCGACGCCATCCGCGACCAGCTCAACCAGTCCGGCCTCGTCATCGAGGACAGCCCCACCGGCCCCCGGTGGACGCTGGGGCCGCGCTGA
- a CDS encoding ABC transporter ATP-binding protein — protein sequence MASVTFDKASRVYPGSTKPAVDQLEIDIADGEFLVLVGPSGCGKSTSLRMLAGLEDVNGGAIRIGDRDVTHLPPKDRDIAMVFQNYALYPHMSVADNMGFALKIAGINKTEIRAKVEEAAKMLDLTDYLDRKPKALSGGQRQRVAMGRAIVREPQVFLMDEPLSNLDAKLRVSTRTQIASLQRRLGITTVYVTHDQVEALTMGDRVAVLKDGLLQQVDSPRNMYDRPANLFVAGFIGSPAMNLVEVPITDGGVKFGNSVVPVSREALTAAADRGDTTVTVGIRPEHFDIVEHGGAAAKSLTKDSSDAPAGLAVSVNVVEELGADGFVYGGAQVAGEHKDLVVRVGGRAVPEKGTELHVVPRPDELHVFATSTGERLTN from the coding sequence ATGGCCAGTGTCACGTTTGACAAGGCGTCCCGCGTCTACCCCGGCTCCACGAAGCCGGCCGTGGACCAGCTCGAGATCGACATCGCGGACGGCGAGTTCCTCGTCCTCGTCGGTCCCTCCGGCTGTGGCAAGTCGACCTCCCTGCGCATGCTCGCGGGTCTTGAGGACGTCAACGGCGGCGCGATCCGCATCGGTGACCGCGACGTCACGCACCTGCCGCCGAAGGACCGGGACATCGCCATGGTGTTCCAGAACTACGCGCTCTACCCGCACATGTCCGTCGCGGACAACATGGGCTTCGCGCTGAAGATCGCCGGTATCAACAAGACCGAGATCCGGGCGAAGGTCGAAGAGGCCGCCAAGATGCTGGACCTCACCGACTACCTGGACCGCAAGCCGAAGGCGCTCTCCGGTGGTCAGCGTCAGCGTGTGGCGATGGGCCGCGCCATCGTGCGTGAGCCGCAGGTCTTCCTCATGGACGAGCCGCTGTCGAACCTCGACGCCAAGCTCCGTGTCTCCACCCGTACGCAGATCGCCTCGCTGCAGCGCCGCCTCGGCATCACCACCGTGTACGTCACCCACGACCAGGTCGAGGCCCTCACCATGGGCGACCGGGTCGCGGTGCTGAAGGACGGGCTGCTCCAGCAGGTCGACTCGCCGCGCAACATGTACGACCGCCCCGCCAACCTCTTCGTCGCCGGCTTCATCGGCTCCCCCGCGATGAACCTCGTCGAGGTCCCGATCACCGACGGCGGCGTGAAGTTCGGCAACAGCGTCGTGCCCGTCTCCCGCGAGGCGCTCACCGCCGCCGCGGACCGCGGTGACACCACCGTCACGGTCGGCATCCGCCCCGAGCACTTCGACATCGTCGAGCACGGCGGCGCCGCCGCGAAGTCGCTGACCAAGGACTCCTCGGACGCGCCGGCCGGTCTCGCCGTCTCCGTCAACGTCGTCGAGGAGCTCGGCGCCGACGGCTTCGTCTACGGTGGCGCGCAGGTCGCCGGCGAGCACAAGGACCTGGTCGTCCGCGTCGGCGGCCGTGCCGTCCCGGAGAAGGGCACCGAGCTGCACGTCGTCCCGCGCCCGGACGAGCTGCACGTCTTCGCGACCTCCACCGGCGAGCGTCTCACCAACTGA
- a CDS encoding NDP-sugar synthase: MHTYPTQAVILAGGQGSRLRPYTDDRPKPMVEIPGTGTPIIGHQLSWLAAEGVTDAVVSCGHLAEVLQEWLNAAVLPLRVTTVVETEPLGRGGGLKYAAERLPDPEQPWYATNGDIWTRFSLREMAAFHAERDATATLALARPRIPWGAVETDAFGHITDFIESPPSPYLINAGVYVFSPAFTKLLPDRGDHERTTFPRLARERRLAGYPLPNGAYWRAIDTAKDLTEAARELGSHEG; encoded by the coding sequence ATGCATACGTATCCGACGCAGGCCGTGATCCTCGCCGGTGGCCAGGGGTCGCGGCTGCGGCCGTACACCGACGACCGCCCCAAGCCGATGGTCGAGATCCCCGGGACCGGGACTCCGATCATCGGCCATCAGCTGTCCTGGCTGGCCGCCGAGGGAGTCACCGACGCCGTGGTCTCCTGCGGGCACCTCGCCGAGGTGCTCCAGGAGTGGCTGAACGCCGCCGTGCTGCCGCTCCGGGTCACCACCGTCGTGGAGACCGAGCCGCTGGGACGCGGCGGCGGCCTGAAGTACGCGGCCGAGCGGCTGCCCGATCCGGAGCAGCCCTGGTACGCCACCAACGGCGACATCTGGACCCGCTTCTCCCTGCGCGAGATGGCCGCCTTCCACGCGGAGCGCGACGCCACCGCCACCCTCGCCCTCGCCCGGCCCCGGATCCCCTGGGGGGCCGTGGAGACGGACGCGTTCGGGCACATCACCGACTTCATCGAGTCGCCGCCCTCGCCGTATCTGATCAACGCCGGGGTGTACGTGTTCTCGCCCGCGTTCACGAAGCTGCTGCCGGACCGCGGCGACCATGAGCGGACCACGTTCCCGAGGCTCGCCCGTGAGCGCCGGCTGGCCGGTTACCCGCTGCCGAACGGGGCGTACTGGCGGGCCATCGACACCGCGAAGGACCTGACCGAGGCGGCCCGCGAGCTCGGCTCCCACGAGGGCTGA
- a CDS encoding ABC transporter permease subunit, with protein sequence MKYLAGRLGALFAVVAVIGLLPWLTRTDPARTILHARYADRAPTPETLAAIRAETGLDGGPWQVLGGWLGGLFRGDPGESWVSGQPVGPDVAAALGNSLTLMGASLAVAVLLALALSAATLRRGAARRIVRVRAGAGAAVLAALPEFLLAAVLATVFAVHLGWFPALGWGAPDQLVLPALAMGVPAGALLGRLLDDALPGAFAEPWARAAAASGMPPRTVARHALRRALPGLLPQLGLVAVGLTGGAVAVETLYAIPGLGGTALAAALAQDLPVLQATVLVLLLLGVAAGLASRLAVRVLLGPALTDRALPALVAPRLPGRRALAVAALVLGGLLIAVTVAGLLRDPLHVDTAARLAGPSAAHPFGTDNLGRDVLARLGHGAARTALAAVAVGAATLLLGLLLGAVRAGALTETANALPAVLAGLVVAGIAGPGPWGAAAAVAAVAWAPLAAHTAALYAQEKAAPHLAAAVALGADRAHLLRRHVLPGVLPPVVRHALLRVPAIALALASLGFLGLGTQAPAPEWGRMLSENMPYAERAPWAVLAPAAALAVLGALAVLTSAAVRGRTPAGLK encoded by the coding sequence GTGAAGTACCTCGCCGGACGGCTCGGCGCGCTGTTCGCCGTCGTCGCGGTGATCGGGCTGCTGCCCTGGCTGACCCGGACCGATCCGGCCCGCACGATCTTGCACGCCCGGTACGCCGACCGGGCCCCGACGCCCGAGACCCTCGCCGCGATCCGCGCCGAGACCGGGCTCGACGGCGGCCCGTGGCAGGTCCTCGGCGGCTGGCTCGGCGGGCTGTTCCGGGGCGACCCGGGAGAGTCCTGGGTCTCCGGGCAGCCCGTCGGACCCGATGTGGCCGCCGCGCTGGGCAACTCCCTCACCCTGATGGGCGCCTCGCTCGCGGTCGCCGTGCTCCTCGCCCTCGCCCTGAGCGCCGCCACCCTGCGGCGCGGCGCCGCGCGCCGGATCGTCCGGGTGCGCGCCGGAGCGGGCGCTGCGGTGCTCGCCGCGCTGCCGGAGTTCCTGCTCGCCGCCGTCCTGGCCACGGTGTTCGCCGTGCACCTCGGGTGGTTCCCGGCGCTCGGCTGGGGCGCCCCCGACCAGCTGGTGCTGCCCGCGCTCGCCATGGGCGTCCCGGCGGGCGCGCTGCTCGGCCGGCTGCTGGACGACGCCCTGCCCGGCGCGTTCGCCGAACCCTGGGCGCGGGCCGCCGCCGCGAGCGGGATGCCGCCCCGGACCGTCGCCCGCCACGCCCTGCGCCGGGCGCTCCCGGGCCTGCTGCCCCAGCTCGGCCTGGTCGCCGTCGGACTGACCGGCGGGGCGGTCGCCGTCGAGACGCTGTACGCGATCCCCGGCCTCGGCGGCACGGCCCTGGCCGCCGCCCTCGCCCAGGACCTGCCCGTCCTCCAGGCGACCGTCCTCGTACTGCTGCTCCTGGGCGTCGCCGCGGGGCTGGCCTCCCGCCTCGCCGTCCGCGTGCTGCTCGGCCCCGCGCTCACCGACCGCGCGCTCCCCGCCCTCGTCGCGCCCCGGCTGCCCGGCCGCCGCGCGCTCGCCGTCGCCGCGCTCGTCCTCGGCGGCCTCCTGATCGCCGTCACCGTCGCGGGCCTCCTGCGCGACCCGCTCCACGTCGACACGGCCGCCCGCCTCGCGGGCCCCTCCGCCGCGCACCCCTTCGGCACCGACAACCTCGGCCGCGACGTCCTCGCCCGCCTCGGCCACGGCGCCGCCCGCACCGCGCTGGCCGCCGTCGCGGTGGGGGCCGCCACCCTCCTGCTCGGCCTGCTCCTCGGGGCCGTACGCGCCGGAGCGCTCACCGAGACGGCGAACGCGCTCCCCGCCGTCCTCGCCGGCCTCGTCGTCGCGGGCATCGCCGGACCCGGCCCCTGGGGCGCCGCGGCCGCGGTGGCCGCCGTCGCCTGGGCCCCGCTCGCCGCCCACACCGCCGCCCTGTACGCCCAGGAGAAGGCGGCCCCGCACCTCGCCGCCGCCGTCGCCCTCGGCGCGGACCGGGCCCACCTCCTGCGCCGCCACGTCCTGCCCGGGGTCCTGCCGCCGGTGGTGCGCCACGCCCTTCTCCGCGTACCGGCCATCGCGCTCGCCCTCGCCTCCCTCGGCTTCCTCGGCCTCGGCACGCAGGCCCCGGCGCCGGAGTGGGGCCGGATGCTGTCGGAGAACATGCCGTACGCCGAACGGGCCCCGTGGGCCGTCCTCGCCCCCGCCGCCGCGCTCGCCGTCCTCGGCGCACTGGCCGTCCTCACCTCGGCCGCGGTGCGCGGGCGCACCCCGGCGGGCCTGAAGTGA